Proteins from a single region of Microbacterium sp. zg-Y818:
- a CDS encoding peptidylprolyl isomerase, with translation MRSRLIALPLLAASLLVLAGCAGAGGGDTPDATPEASATDTSACSYRTGGSAAVAVDAPPAEPTVTGEVSATLETSAGPIALTLDAERTPCTVGSFVSLSEQGYYSDTICHRLTTSGIFVLQCGDPTGTGRGGPGYSYADELDGTETYPAGTVAMANAGPDTNGSQFFLVYEDSQLPPSYTVFGQMDAAGLEVVREVAAAGAEGGAPDGPPATPVTITDVVIG, from the coding sequence ATGCGCTCCCGCCTTATCGCCCTTCCGCTGCTCGCCGCGTCGCTCCTCGTCCTCGCCGGATGCGCCGGCGCCGGCGGCGGCGACACCCCGGATGCCACCCCCGAGGCGAGCGCCACCGACACTTCCGCCTGCTCGTACCGCACGGGCGGCAGCGCCGCGGTCGCCGTCGACGCCCCACCCGCGGAGCCGACCGTCACCGGAGAGGTTTCGGCGACGCTCGAGACCTCGGCCGGCCCCATCGCCCTGACCCTCGACGCCGAGCGCACCCCGTGCACGGTCGGCAGCTTCGTCTCGCTTTCCGAGCAGGGCTACTACAGCGACACGATCTGCCACCGCCTCACGACCTCGGGGATCTTCGTGCTGCAGTGCGGCGATCCGACCGGCACCGGCCGCGGCGGCCCGGGTTACAGCTACGCCGACGAACTCGACGGCACCGAGACGTATCCCGCCGGAACCGTCGCGATGGCCAACGCCGGCCCCGACACCAACGGCTCGCAGTTCTTCCTCGTCTACGAGGACAGCCAGCTGCCGCCGTCGTACACGGTGTTCGGGCAGATGGATGCCGCCGGCCTCGAGGTCGTGCGCGAGGTCGCCGCCGCCGGTGCCGAAGGCGGGGCCCCCGACGGACCGCCGGCCACGCCGGTGACCATCACCGACGTCGTCATCGGCTGA
- a CDS encoding MetQ/NlpA family ABC transporter substrate-binding protein, whose product MLRKNRLPLLAAVAAAALALTACAGGSDADTDAAASDGLGTLKVGALQTPAGDILQHIAENGAADLGLTIEFVAFTDYNTPNTALVDGSIDANLFQNSTFLETFNEATGGDLVSVGEAYLPSAAFYSDKVDSLDDLEDGATIAIPNDPTNEGRALQLLADEGLIEVEDGVVDLTGITANPRGFEFTEIENATLPQALPDVDAAFVTISFALPAGLSGDQAILLEGESSPYYNVLATRPELVDDPRIEALYELLTSQETADFENETWGGLVVPVVG is encoded by the coding sequence ATGCTCCGCAAGAACCGTCTCCCCCTGCTCGCCGCCGTCGCGGCCGCAGCCCTCGCCCTCACCGCCTGCGCGGGAGGCTCCGACGCCGATACCGACGCCGCGGCATCCGACGGTCTCGGCACGCTCAAGGTCGGCGCCCTGCAGACGCCGGCCGGCGACATCCTGCAGCACATCGCCGAGAACGGCGCCGCCGACCTCGGCCTCACGATCGAGTTCGTCGCCTTCACCGACTACAACACGCCGAACACGGCTCTCGTCGACGGGTCGATCGACGCGAACCTGTTCCAGAACTCCACGTTCCTCGAGACGTTCAACGAGGCGACGGGCGGCGACCTCGTGAGCGTCGGCGAGGCGTACCTGCCGAGCGCCGCGTTCTACTCCGACAAGGTCGACAGCCTCGACGACCTCGAGGACGGCGCGACGATCGCGATCCCTAACGACCCCACCAACGAGGGCCGCGCGCTGCAGCTGCTCGCCGACGAGGGTCTCATCGAGGTCGAGGACGGCGTGGTCGACCTCACCGGGATCACCGCGAACCCCCGCGGGTTCGAATTCACCGAGATCGAGAACGCGACCCTTCCGCAGGCGCTCCCCGACGTGGATGCCGCGTTCGTCACGATCTCGTTCGCGCTGCCGGCCGGCCTGAGCGGCGACCAGGCGATCCTGCTCGAGGGCGAGTCCAGCCCGTACTACAACGTGCTCGCCACCCGCCCGGAGCTCGTCGACGACCCCCGCATCGAGGCCCTCTACGAACTGCTGACCTCGCAGGAGACCGCCGACTTCGAGAACGAGACCTGGGGCGGCCTGGTCGTCCCCGTCGTGGGCTGA
- a CDS encoding methionine ABC transporter permease: protein MNDQLFQVLLVATGQTLYMVGVALAVTVIVGLPLGVVLVGTEQGRFLERLFGSRTTAVIVNRLLDFIVNFGRSVPFIILMVALIPFTRLIVGTFIGPTAAIVPLSMVAIPFFARMVEIAIKEVDPGMLEVASSLGASRWELVTKVLLPEAAAPMLLGLSTTVTSIINFSAMVGTVAGGGLGDVAIRYGYQQYSWIHIIAVIIIIFAIVMALQSLAAWGARRLARRSPTRQRRTRVPATHPA, encoded by the coding sequence ATGAACGATCAGCTGTTCCAGGTACTGTTGGTGGCCACCGGCCAGACCCTTTACATGGTGGGCGTCGCCCTGGCCGTGACGGTCATCGTCGGTCTGCCCCTCGGCGTCGTGCTCGTCGGCACCGAGCAGGGCCGCTTTCTCGAGCGGCTGTTCGGCTCGCGCACGACCGCCGTCATCGTCAACCGGCTGCTGGATTTCATCGTGAACTTCGGCCGCTCGGTGCCGTTCATCATCCTGATGGTCGCGCTCATCCCGTTCACGCGCCTGATCGTGGGCACCTTCATCGGCCCGACCGCGGCGATCGTGCCGCTGTCGATGGTCGCGATCCCGTTCTTCGCCCGCATGGTCGAGATCGCGATCAAAGAGGTCGATCCCGGCATGCTCGAAGTCGCCTCGTCGCTCGGTGCGAGCCGGTGGGAGCTGGTGACCAAGGTGCTGCTGCCCGAGGCCGCGGCCCCCATGCTGCTGGGCCTGTCGACCACGGTCACCTCGATCATCAACTTCTCCGCGATGGTCGGCACCGTCGCCGGCGGCGGTCTCGGCGACGTCGCCATCCGGTACGGCTACCAGCAGTACAGCTGGATCCACATCATCGCCGTGATCATCATCATCTTCGCGATCGTGATGGCGCTGCAGTCCCTGGCCGCCTGGGGCGCCCGGCGCCTGGCGCGCAGAAGCCCCACCCGGCAGCGGCGCACCCGCGTGCCTGCCACCCACCCCGCCTGA
- a CDS encoding ATP-binding cassette domain-containing protein: MIALEHVTKRFGDLAAVDDVSLTIPTGEVYGIVGQSGAGKSTLARIVNLLERPDSGRVIVDDTDLTALREPDLRAARRRIGMVFQRFNLLGSRTVRGNVELALELDGTPRAQRRARAQEMLDLVGLGHRGDAAVHELSGGQQQRVGIARALAARPSVLLSDEATSALDPETTASILDLYRRINAELGLTVLLITHEMDVVKAACHSAALVEAGRVVESGRLVDLIRTPGSRLTAQLFPLGGVPQSVPADATVIDITFAGGTADRPVIARLAREHDVDVSILGALIEQIGGTQAGRTRLEIPASAAASVIADLRSQDLLVEVLQEGVLV, translated from the coding sequence ATGATCGCGCTCGAACACGTCACGAAGCGCTTCGGCGACCTCGCCGCCGTCGACGACGTCTCCCTGACGATCCCCACCGGGGAGGTCTACGGCATCGTGGGGCAGAGCGGTGCGGGAAAGAGCACGCTCGCCCGCATCGTGAACCTGCTCGAGCGCCCCGACAGCGGCCGGGTGATCGTCGACGACACCGACCTCACGGCGCTGCGCGAGCCCGACCTGCGCGCCGCGCGCCGCCGCATCGGCATGGTCTTCCAGCGGTTCAACCTGCTCGGCAGCCGCACGGTGCGCGGCAACGTCGAATTGGCCCTCGAACTCGACGGCACGCCCCGCGCCCAGCGCCGCGCCCGCGCGCAGGAGATGCTCGACCTCGTCGGGCTCGGCCACCGCGGCGACGCCGCCGTGCACGAACTCTCCGGCGGGCAGCAGCAGCGCGTCGGCATCGCCCGGGCCCTCGCGGCCCGCCCCAGCGTGCTGCTGTCCGACGAGGCGACCAGCGCCCTCGACCCCGAGACCACCGCGTCGATCCTGGACCTCTACCGCCGCATCAACGCCGAACTCGGCCTGACGGTGCTGCTCATCACGCACGAGATGGACGTGGTGAAGGCCGCCTGCCACTCCGCCGCCCTCGTCGAGGCGGGCCGCGTGGTCGAAAGCGGCCGGTTGGTCGACCTCATCCGCACCCCCGGCTCGCGCCTGACCGCGCAGCTGTTCCCGCTCGGCGGCGTGCCGCAGAGCGTGCCGGCGGATGCCACCGTCATCGACATCACCTTCGCCGGCGGTACCGCCGACCGCCCCGTCATCGCCCGCCTGGCCCGCGAGCACGATGTGGACGTGTCGATCCTCGGCGCCCTGATCGAGCAGATCGGCGGCACGCAGGCCGGCCGCACCCGGCTCGAGATCCCCGCGTCCGCCGCGGCATCCGTCATCGCGGACCTCCGCAGCCAGGACCTTCTCGTCGAGGTGCTCCAGGAGGGTGTGCTCGTATGA